GCACCTTTGAGCGCTGCATGGGCCTCTATGCCCAGGGGTCCAGTCTTTATCTCAGTACCCTCTATCAACTCTGGCGCTTTGAGAATGTCTTGAATGCGGGAGAACTGCATAACGGCTATGACGCGCTTTATATTCCCCAACTGAGCTATGTCACGGGTGACCTTGACCTGCATGACCTTGTCATTCGGGAAGGCAACTTCCACAGCAGTGCGGAGCAGATCGTAGGGGTCAATACCCTATTCAGCTGCCTGAGTGTGATGAGTGAGAGCCATAGCTTTCAACCGCTCTGGCAGCCACCGTTTATCTCCAAGCTTGCTGCTGAAGACCGCTGTCACTTGAATGGTCTTGCCCTGCGGGATGGACAACCCCGCTATGTCACAGTGGTTAGTCAATCCGATGTCGCTGATGGTTGGCGAGAGCATCGACTGGATGGCGGTTGTGTCTTGGATGTTTCCAATAACGAAATAGTGGCAACGGGCTTGACCATGCCCCATTCGCCGCGCTGGTATCGCGACCAGCTCTGGCTGTTGAACTCCGGCACGGGCGAGTTTGGCTATGTCGATTTAGAGCAAGGGAAGTTTGAGCCCGTTGCCTTCTGTGCAGGCTATCTACGCGGTTTAGCTTTCCGTGGTGACTTTGCGATTGTGGGGCTTTCCCAAGCGCGGCATAACAAGACTTTCAGTGATTTGCCGCTGACTGAGA
The sequence above is a segment of the Synechococcus elongatus PCC 11801 genome. Coding sequences within it:
- a CDS encoding TIGR03032 family protein gives rise to the protein MTTLSSDRPEQPSLEISASRQFTAWLYEQHLSLTFSTYQAGKLFFIGLQPDGNLSVFERTFERCMGLYAQGSSLYLSTLYQLWRFENVLNAGELHNGYDALYIPQLSYVTGDLDLHDLVIREGNFHSSAEQIVGVNTLFSCLSVMSESHSFQPLWQPPFISKLAAEDRCHLNGLALRDGQPRYVTVVSQSDVADGWREHRLDGGCVLDVSNNEIVATGLTMPHSPRWYRDQLWLLNSGTGEFGYVDLEQGKFEPVAFCAGYLRGLAFRGDFAIVGLSQARHNKTFSDLPLTETLTQKQAQPRCGLAVIDLRSGDVVHQLRIEGVVKELYDVQVLPQIRRPMAIGFKTDEIRRVIRIQESG